The proteins below are encoded in one region of Drosophila santomea strain STO CAGO 1482 chromosome 2R, Prin_Dsan_1.1, whole genome shotgun sequence:
- the LOC120445426 gene encoding uncharacterized protein LOC120445426 → MCLNANQKPCCVTIALLAILVGIIEFSYDCIHLALYGVNKWLVAALIAWIPIFIAAVFLIIGTLREIPILLLIWVIVSLICGVALIIIKIGLMIYLPRLGLHVDIVVAILNVIFLLLVFVWAAYPYAYMRELKGQKII, encoded by the exons atgTGCTTGAATGCGAACCAAAAGCCTTGTTGCGTCACAATAGCTTTGCTTGCGATTTTGGTCGGTATTATAGAGTTCTCTTACGACTGCATTCATTTAG CCTTATATGGGGTGAACAAATGGTTGGTGGCAGCATTGATCGCATGGATTCCCATTTttattgctgctgtttttctgATTATAGGGACACTCAGG GAAATACCCATTCTTTTGCTTATTTGGGTAATAGTGTCACTGATTTGCGGAGTGGCTTTGATAATTATAAAGATCGGATTGATGATATACTTACCTAGGCTTGGTTTACACGTAGATATTGTGGTCGCCATTTTGAATGTCATATTTTTAT tgctcGTCTTCGTTTGGGCCGCCTACCCATATGCATACATGCGTGAACTAAAGggacaaaaaataatttaa